The Juglans regia cultivar Chandler chromosome 2, Walnut 2.0, whole genome shotgun sequence genome includes a window with the following:
- the LOC108999086 gene encoding protein NUCLEAR FUSION DEFECTIVE 4-like — MERLRTTRWIATVTSIWIQCSCGSSYTFSVYSSELKSTQAYDQSTLDTVSVFKDIGANAGVLSGLLYSSVTLGNPRLGGPWVVHVAGAVQCFLGYFLMWASVVGLIYRPPVPLMCLFMFLAAHSQTFFNTANVVTGIHNFPDYGGTIVGIMKGFLGLSGAILIQVYDTVCKGKPSTYILMLALLPTFVSLVLMFCVRIYKATTGDDKKHLNGFSAVALIIAGYLMVMIILENIFTLPLWARISTLILLLLLLVSPLGIAIKAQKEDLRRLPQMDSIHSNLLTENAEQITSPKFSTAEDPIENNVLLSGESQVQATSDENMQLDEENLNLLQAMRTVNFWLLFIAMICGMGSGLATINNMSQIGESLSYTTVEINSLVSLWSIWNFLGRFGAGYVSDYLLHTRGLARPLLMAITLATMTVGHIVIASGFPGNLYIGSILVGICYGSQWSLMPTITSDIYGVGHMGTIFNTIAIASPVGSYIFSVRLIGYIYDKEASGEDDTCYGTRCFMLSFLIMASVALFGFLVAVALFFRTKRFYQLVVLRRLVHYPN; from the exons ATGGAGAGGCTAAGGACCACGAGATGGATAGCTACGGTGACCAGCATATGGATTCAGTGCAGCTGCGGTTCATCCTACACCTTCAGCGTCTACTCCTCTGAGCTCAAATCCACCCAGGCCTACGACCAATCCACTCTCGACACCGTTTCCGTCTTCAAGGACATCGGTGCCAACGCTGGTGTCCTCTCCGGCCTCCTCTACTCCTCCGTCACCCTCGGTAACCCACGTCTCGGTGGGCCATGGGTGGTCCACGTCGCGGGGGCCGTCCAGTGCTTCCTGGGATACTTTCTCATGTGGGCCTCCGTTGTCGGTTTGATTTATCGGCCTCCTGTGCCGCTGATGTgcctcttcatgtttctggcAGCTCATTCTCAGACGTTCTTCAACACCGCCAATGTGGTCACTGGTATACACAACTTTCCAGACTATGGTGGGACGATCGTGGGAATCATGAAG GGATTTCTTGGTCTCAGTGGAGCAATACTAATCCAAGTGTATGACACAGTGTGCAAGGGCAAGCCAAGCACATACATCCTGATGCTTGCTCTGTTGCCTACATTTGTCTCCCTTGTGCTTAtgttttgtgtgagaatttataaaGCAACCACGGGGGATGACAAGAAGCACTTAAATGGTTTCTCTGCTGTTGCGCTGATCATCGCCGGTTATCTCATGGTTATGATAATTTTGGAGAACATATTCACTTTGCCATTATGGGCACGTATTTCTACTTTGATACTTCTTCTGCTTCTACTTGTATCGCCTCTTGGAATTGCAATCAAGGCCCAGAAGGAGGACTTGAGGAGATTACCACAAATGGATTCAATCCATAGTAATCTGTTAACTGAAAATGCCGAGCAAATCACATCACCAAAGTTTTCTACAGCAGAGGATCCCATAGAGAATAATGTATTGCTGAGTGGTGAGAGCCAAGTGCAGGCCACTTCAGATGAAAACATGCAACTGGATGAAGAAAACTTGAATCTATTGCAAGCCATGCGTACTGTAAACTTCTGGTTGCTGTTTATTGCCATGATATGTGGAATGGGCTCTGGGCTGGCTACAATTAATAACATGAGCCAAATTGGAGAATCTCTCAGTTACACAACTGTGGAGATAAATAGCTTAGTTTCTTTATGGAGTATATGGAATTTCCTTGGCCGTTTCGGAGCAGGGTATGTATCAGATTATTTGCTGCACACAAGAGGTTTGGCACGGCCACTGTTGATGGCTATTACACTAGCCACAATGACTGTTGGACACATAGTTATTGCTTCTGGTTTTCCTGGAAATTTATACATTGGTTCAATCCTTGTGGGAATTTGTTATGGTTCACAGTGGTCGTTAATGCCCACGATCACTTCGGACATATATGGTGTTGGGCACATGGGTACTATTTTCAACACAATTGCCATAGCAAGTCCAGTGGGATCTTATATTTTCTCTGTAAGGTTGATTGGGTATATCTATGACAAAGAAGCTTCTGGTGAAGATGACACATGCTATGGTACTCGCTGTTTTATGTTATCTTTTCTGATCATGGCATCTGTGGCTTTGTTTGGTTTCCTTGTTGCTGTTGCATTGTTCTTTCGTACTAAGAGGTTCTATCAGCTGGTTGTGCTTAGACGTTTAGTGCATTATCCAAATTGA